cttttcttcttctttctcagaGTCTATTTTCAGAAGGCAGTGGCGCTGAGTGACAAACTGGACTTAGTATTACACGTTTAAGAGAGCTGGTCTGAAGGTTGATAGTACAGTATCAAACTGGCCCACTTTGAGGCTCTCGCACCCACCCAGCACTCTTGACTAACCAAGTCTAAAATAGCTCTCAGGAGACCGACCTAGATTCAAATCAGGACTCACAAGAACGACCCATAAGTTGTTGAGACTCAGCTAGAAGAGGTGGAAATACAGAGCGATTAGAGCTGGTCTATCTAACTTTCTATCTGTATTAGCTCCTCCGGTACTCCCAACTAGAGCCTTCTCTGTCCCTATGAAGTTCTATGAACCCGGACTGCGCCTGTCACCAGCCCGACtttactggggggggggtaggagagggagagagagagagggagagggagagagagagaggagaagagaagaagaaaagaaaagaaaagaaaagaaaagaaaagaaaagaaaagaaaagaaaagaaaagaaaagaaaagaacacccTCTGGACTTGACACACTCAATTCCCTGCTGTTGGCAGCCTGGAAAAGGAAGCGAAACAAAGGTCCCTGGGAAAGTGAAGTTTTCAATTAATTGGTGTGAGTAACGGGCGGGGGTGGGTGGTGGCTGCAAAAAGCTAGAGGCCGGTATGCTGTGGGCGAGGCACAGAAGATTCGTGGCACTCTATTGAGTGGCTTACTCCTCCCGCGCTGGTACGGAGTCTTTTGGGCTGGGCGGGAGGAGGCCAAGCTGAAGCTAAGAAGGCCAGCCCGGCGAAGTGACTGCCGGCTGGCCAAGAGCAGAGACATGAATCGAATTATCTATGGACTTCCTAGTTGCGCGATTGTCAGGTTTGCGACTTCGAGATGAGTCCTAAGTCTCTGATGCTGCCCCAAGACTGTTCGTGAGTATTTTTGTGGGCCGATTGTGCTACTCCGACTGATTTCCTATGTGTGGAATACTTTTACCCGTTCGTTAGGTATGTTCAATGTAAGAAAGATGAGCTGTCTCGAATTTGGGATGACGAGGTAGACTAAGGAAAGATGAAGCAACaggttttttaaaatagaattgctCTGTTATCGCGTCATTCTGCTCATCTCTGTCCTTCATCCTCACTTTGGTGTACAGCTCGAGGAGCCAAAGAGCAGTGGCAAAAACAGCGGTTGCGGAGATGAAGCGCAGGCCTCAGCGCCGGCCTCGCAGACAGGCCCGAGATGGGCCGTCGCGCAATCAACTCGAGGGGGTGGTTGCAAAGCCAACTCCTGGGTCTGGGggagggcagagatgggaggtgggCCTCCCAAAGGGCTGAAGAGGGGTGGGGACCGGGTGGGTGGGTCCAGCCGGACCTGGGCTGGGAGCCAGGCTCTCCCGCGCCCCCACCCCCACGTGTCCCGGCGCAGCCAATGGCAGTGTCCCCGGCCGGCGCCCTCGGGGCGGGAGGCGGCCCCCTGACCGTCCCAGGCCCCCTCCCAACCTGAACTTCGTTTTTATAAACGTCCCGCGATGAGCTAACCTGTTggagggcgggcgggcgggcaggagGCGGGAGGCTCGCGGAGGGAAAGAGGACGGGAGGGAGAGGGCGGGAGCGAGCGCGCCGCGGAGCACTGCGAGGAGGGAGGAGGCGCAGCGCGCCATGGTGTCCTGCGCAGGGCCGAGGCCGGGGCCCGGGCCGGGCCAGGCCGGGCCATGAGCCGCTCGGGGACTTGGGACATGGATGGACTGCGGGCGGACGGCGGGGCCGCTGGGGCGGCAccggcctcctcctcctcctcctcctcggtgGCGGCGCCTGGCCAGTGTCGCGGCTTCCTGTCGGCGCCGGTGTTCGCGGGGACACATTCCGGacgcgcggcggcggcggcggcagcagcggcggcggcggcggcggcagcatcCAGCTTCGCGTACCCAGGGACCTCTGAGCGCACAGGCTCCTCGTCGTCATCGTCATCCTCGGCTGTGATCGCCACTCGCCCCGAGGCTCCAGTGGCCAAAGAGTGTCCCGCGCCAGCGACCGCCGCTACCGCTGCAGCACCGCCGGGCGCTCCCGCGCTGGGCTATGGCTACCACTTCGGCAACGGTTACTACAGCTGCCGTATGTCGCACGGCGTGGGCTTACAGCAGAACGCTCTCAAGTCGTCCCCGCACGCTTCTCTCGGAGGTTTCCCGGTGGAGAAGTACATGGACGTGTCGGGTCTGGCGAGCAGCAGCGTACCGACCAACGAGGTGCCCGCGCGAGCCAAGGAAGTGTCCTTCTACCAGGGCTACACAAGTCCCTATCAGCACGTGCCTGGTTACATCGACATGGTGTCCACTTTTGGATCCGGGGAACCTCGGCACGAGGCGTACATCTCCATGGAGGGCTACCAGTCCTGGACGCTAGCCAACGGGTGGAACAGCCAGGTGTATTGTGCCAAGGACCAGCCGCAGGGGTCCCATTTTTGGAAATCATCCTTTCCAGGTAGGAGCAACGTAAAAAGGcggggggagaaaagaaaagccccTATTTGGGAGTGGTTACTTATATTCCAGACCTGACCAGGTATAATCCACTAGAAAAGTTTGTTTAGTTCCTGTGATCACTAACTTTCCCAATTAAAAACGCCTCTGCTATGTTTTCCTTCCCGTGAAGCACAAGTGCATTTTTATCCACTAAAGTTCAAGATCTTTAGTTACCTTTGCtgcttctcccccttcctcttccttcctctctctttcccctttccctaaACCCAttgccctcccttcctcactccccTGACTAAAAAGGTTTCTGAAAGGTGTCACAGTTGGGTCCCCATATTTTCAACTGGGGTTCCAATGACCACTGAAGTTTCTTAGAGCCCATAAACTCCCAAACACAGTAAAAGAGATTAAAGCTTGAGTAAAAgatctgaagtgtgtgtgtgtgtgtgtgtgtgtgtgtgtgtgtttgaatgtatgtaaCTGGCAATTGCAGAAACTGTCCTTATGAGCTTCCCCCAATAACCAGACCATAAAATCACAGGCTTGTTAAAATGCCGGTTTGAAAAACCGTGATGATCCATCAAATTAGCCTTTGTCTCGAAGTGCAAATAGTCTTTCTTTAATACTGTGTAAATAATATGTCtgtgtaaataataataaaatataaacaatctcattttctttattccctcccctcccctgcccagtaCTAACAAATACACAAATGTACTCACATAACACAACTCAAAGCTTAGGTGTTCCAAGTATCCAGGCTAATGTTTCCCCTGCTGTTGTTTATGCTAGGGGATGTGGCTTTAAACCAGCCGGACATGTGCGTCTACCGacggggaaggaagaaaagggtaCCTTACACCAAACTGCAGCTCAAAGAACTGGAGAATGAGTATGCCATTAACAAGTTCATTAACAAGGACAAGCGGCGGCGGATCTCAGCTGCCACGAACCTATCCGAGAGACAAGTAACCATTTGGTTTCAGAATCGAAGAGTGAAGGACAAGAAAATCGTCTCCAAGCTCAAAGACACTGTCTCCTGATGTGGGCCAGGTTGGCCACAGACAGTTTAAATGCGTTCAGTTGTCTCCAAAAATACCTTTGAAAAGacttgaaaatgtatttaatttccctcccccttccctgcctaGAAAGGCAAGCGTTGTGAatcgttttttttcccccctccctctctctttcttgacCTTTATCTGGTTCTAAAACTTTTTGCTGCCCAATCCAACTTTGTAATTCTATTTCTTACTTGCTTATTattggttttgttcttgtctaggcatgttttttttatataatttttaaacgTTGTTTCTCCCTCCAGGCCAgtatgagaaaaaacaaacaaacaaacaaacttgaagTATTTTTTCAATAATCCCCCCAAATGAATTTCAGAAGTGCCCTTGGATttagggatttatttttttaacaggaTTTTATATGTGTTTCCAGCACTGATTATGCTTATAATCCATTAGGTCAGAATCGTGTTTTTAGCCTTTCATACCCTGTGATTGTGTAATTGAATCGTTAGTGCTCAGAAGTTCCCCCAAGGCAAGTGGAAACAGCTCTTGGGCATTTGGTGATTTAGGATCGATGGGAGAATCTGAAACTTGGAGGCTGAAGGCACAGGATGACTTTAAAAGCAACTACCCTATTAATATTGAAATTAAGACAATCTTCCTTATCTTTGGCAGTGCTGTTTCATGTGGTTTTAACCTGCCTTGTAGCTGTGATCTTTTTAACCTGAAAACAGCATTCCTAGTGGATAGCTCCATTTCTCCAACTCTACATGCAGCTATCAAAATACTTACACTTGGCAGAGTGACTGGAGATGGTACGAATTCATCCCTTTCCTTGGGTCTGTGGGAATGGAGCTAAGGTCGGCTCCTCAATCCTTGGAAAGAGACTCAGCCAATGTGGTCATGGGTGGGAACTTCTGTCCAGAGCTCAGTGAAGAAGTTAATTGTCTGAATGCATGGGCCTCTCAAAGCTTTAAAATatctaacacattttaaaaatatggagcTCTAAGGACCAAGAGGAAAAAAGATGCTTCTGAAAGTGATGAACTACTTT
The DNA window shown above is from Mus pahari chromosome 3, PAHARI_EIJ_v1.1, whole genome shotgun sequence and carries:
- the Hoxd13 gene encoding homeobox protein Hox-D13, which produces MSRSGTWDMDGLRADGGAAGAAPASSSSSSSVAAPGQCRGFLSAPVFAGTHSGRAAAAAAAAAAAAAAASSFAYPGTSERTGSSSSSSSSAVIATRPEAPVAKECPAPATAATAAAPPGAPALGYGYHFGNGYYSCRMSHGVGLQQNALKSSPHASLGGFPVEKYMDVSGLASSSVPTNEVPARAKEVSFYQGYTSPYQHVPGYIDMVSTFGSGEPRHEAYISMEGYQSWTLANGWNSQVYCAKDQPQGSHFWKSSFPGDVALNQPDMCVYRRGRKKRVPYTKLQLKELENEYAINKFINKDKRRRISAATNLSERQVTIWFQNRRVKDKKIVSKLKDTVS